In one Corallococcus silvisoli genomic region, the following are encoded:
- a CDS encoding zinc metalloprotease, with product MIGNVARRTGRLAVFAGALMALAGCQDPEATGETPADEAPTEQTASLRGCVTVEPSAQEKEGIEALLRTRKSQQRAVGSVTVPVYFHVINQGTGLANGDIPASQIAAQIDVLNAAYATTPFKFVLQGTDRTTNAKWYALKDNSANERAMKTALRKGGPETLNIYSANLSGTLLGWATFPSSYASNPKQDGVVIRYTTVPGGTAAPFHLGDTGTHEVGHWLGLYHTFQGGCTGAGDSVSDTPAEASPAYGCPTGRNTCASAGNDPITNFMDYTDDACMDSFTAGQSARADQLTAAYR from the coding sequence ATGATTGGCAACGTCGCGCGCAGGACGGGTCGTCTCGCTGTGTTCGCTGGTGCATTGATGGCGCTGGCTGGCTGCCAGGACCCGGAGGCCACGGGTGAGACCCCGGCAGACGAGGCACCGACAGAACAGACGGCGTCACTCCGGGGTTGTGTGACGGTGGAGCCGTCCGCGCAGGAGAAGGAAGGCATTGAGGCGCTCCTGCGCACCCGCAAGAGCCAGCAGCGCGCGGTGGGCTCGGTGACGGTGCCTGTGTATTTCCACGTCATCAACCAGGGCACGGGCCTCGCCAACGGCGATATTCCGGCCTCGCAGATCGCCGCGCAGATCGACGTGCTGAACGCGGCCTACGCCACCACGCCGTTCAAGTTCGTCCTCCAGGGCACGGACCGCACGACCAACGCCAAGTGGTACGCCCTCAAGGACAACAGCGCGAACGAGCGAGCCATGAAGACGGCCCTGCGCAAGGGTGGCCCCGAGACGCTCAACATCTACAGCGCGAACCTGAGCGGCACCCTGCTCGGCTGGGCGACCTTCCCCTCCAGCTACGCCAGCAACCCGAAGCAGGACGGCGTGGTGATCCGGTACACCACCGTCCCGGGCGGCACCGCCGCGCCGTTCCACCTGGGCGACACGGGCACGCACGAAGTCGGCCACTGGCTGGGCCTGTACCACACGTTCCAGGGCGGCTGCACTGGCGCGGGGGACTCCGTCAGCGACACCCCGGCCGAGGCCTCTCCCGCCTACGGCTGCCCGACGGGCCGCAACACCTGCGCCAGCGCGGGCAACGACCCCATCACCAACTTCATGGACTACACCGACGACGCCTGCATGGACAGCTTCACCGCTGGCCAGTCGGCGCGCGCGGATCAGCTGACCGCGGCCTACCGCTAG
- a CDS encoding carboxymuconolactone decarboxylase family protein, with the protein MTSTRIPPKELTGLYGAIVKMFAGRTFGLVPKSLGVMWHHLPVLKASMGFGQKLQKWDQCDESLKSYAHMAVASLVGCSFCLDFNYFMAHNHGLDLGKAREILRWKESDVFTSLEREVLGYSEAMSQTPPTVTDEMVARLRAQLGDAALIELTTVVGFANLTTRSNTALGIESEGFAASCGLKPMAQPSARLREASAP; encoded by the coding sequence ATGACCTCGACCAGGATTCCCCCGAAGGAGCTCACCGGGCTCTACGGTGCGATCGTGAAGATGTTCGCCGGCAGGACGTTCGGTCTCGTCCCCAAGTCGCTCGGTGTGATGTGGCACCACCTGCCCGTGCTCAAGGCCAGCATGGGCTTCGGGCAGAAGCTCCAGAAGTGGGACCAGTGCGATGAGAGCCTGAAGTCGTACGCGCACATGGCGGTGGCTTCGCTGGTGGGCTGCTCATTTTGTCTCGACTTCAACTATTTCATGGCCCACAACCATGGGTTGGACCTGGGCAAGGCGCGGGAGATCCTGCGGTGGAAGGAGTCGGATGTGTTCACCTCGCTGGAGCGGGAGGTGCTGGGGTATTCCGAGGCGATGAGCCAGACTCCGCCCACGGTGACGGATGAGATGGTCGCGAGGCTGAGGGCGCAGCTGGGTGACGCGGCGCTCATCGAGCTCACCACGGTGGTTGGGTTCGCCAACCTGACGACCCGCTCCAACACGGCCCTGGGCATCGAGTCGGAGGGCTTCGCCGCCTCGTGTGGGCTGAAGCCGATGGCCCAGCCGAGTGCGCGGTTGAGGGAGGCGTCCGCGCCATGA
- a CDS encoding RNA polymerase sigma-70 factor translates to MTASMRPTAPGSEPPGDGTDSTSSPDAAPAPLGSEGPFVTHRSLLFTIAYEMLGSAADAEDVVQEAWLRWADIGDAGRAEVRDPRTYLVRIVTRQALNRLRTLARRKEEYVGEWLPEPLLTGPDVAEDVELAESVSIAMLTVLETLTPAERVVFVLREVFDMPYDEIAPALDKTPAAVRQIAHRARAHVVARRPRMQVDQAEQRVVLERFLAAVSSGDLQGLLDVLAPDVVLVADGGGIVTAVRRPVVGGDRVARVLSRFPALAPGVRIATVWLNGAPALRVDAAGDFDTAISVVVESGRISRIYAMRNPHKMGRLDEQVTLRR, encoded by the coding sequence ATGACCGCCTCGATGCGCCCGACGGCGCCAGGAAGCGAGCCTCCCGGCGACGGGACGGATTCGACCTCCTCGCCCGATGCGGCCCCTGCTCCGCTGGGCTCGGAGGGCCCCTTCGTCACCCACCGCAGCCTGCTCTTCACGATCGCGTACGAGATGCTCGGCTCCGCGGCCGACGCCGAGGACGTCGTGCAGGAGGCGTGGCTGCGGTGGGCGGACATCGGTGACGCGGGGCGGGCCGAGGTGCGTGATCCGCGCACCTACCTCGTCCGGATCGTCACCCGGCAGGCGCTCAACCGGCTGCGCACGCTCGCCCGCCGCAAGGAGGAGTACGTCGGAGAGTGGCTGCCCGAGCCGCTGCTCACCGGCCCCGACGTCGCCGAGGATGTCGAGCTCGCGGAGAGCGTCTCGATCGCGATGCTCACCGTGCTGGAGACCCTCACCCCGGCCGAGCGGGTGGTGTTCGTGCTCCGGGAGGTCTTCGACATGCCATATGACGAGATCGCCCCGGCGCTCGACAAGACCCCAGCCGCTGTCCGGCAGATCGCGCACCGGGCGCGAGCGCACGTGGTCGCGCGCCGGCCTCGGATGCAGGTCGACCAGGCGGAGCAGCGGGTGGTCCTGGAGCGGTTCCTGGCCGCCGTGAGCTCTGGCGACCTGCAGGGCCTGCTCGACGTGCTCGCCCCCGACGTGGTGCTGGTCGCCGACGGTGGCGGTATCGTGACGGCGGTCCGGCGCCCGGTTGTCGGTGGAGATCGCGTGGCCAGGGTCCTGTCCCGTTTCCCCGCGCTCGCGCCTGGCGTTCGGATCGCGACCGTCTGGCTCAACGGCGCGCCCGCGCTTCGGGTCGACGCCGCCGGCGACTTCGACACGGCGATCAGCGTCGTCGTCGAGAGCGGCCGCATCTCCCGGATCTATGCCATGCGCAACCCGCACAAGATGGGCAGGCTCGACGAGCAGGTGACACTGAGGCGGTAG
- a CDS encoding GNAT family N-acetyltransferase produces the protein MHDTRAMALTLEQKREACLRAPMGDDLVRPDTRIIARPGWYQVVTPSAPGSVLNEVILSQVEAPVAEQVIDETLATYRATGHPTKWCVGFWTQLEDFGERLARRGFSSWDVRGMGCDTTVARTDARHVTVEAVTEQGLDSYVAVEQQGWSLPASDAGLQRGVYLAALRARPRRVHLFVARLGEEVVGTAGLVLRDGYAYLLGAQVLEAARGKGAYRALVTARLEFLRDQGVDYAVTQAREATSAPILTHLGFETLFRSKCYRLP, from the coding sequence ATGCACGACACGAGAGCGATGGCCTTGACGCTGGAGCAGAAACGCGAGGCGTGTCTGCGCGCGCCCATGGGCGACGACCTGGTACGGCCGGACACGCGCATCATCGCGCGCCCGGGCTGGTACCAGGTGGTCACACCCTCCGCGCCCGGCAGCGTGTTGAACGAGGTCATCCTCTCCCAGGTGGAGGCCCCGGTGGCGGAGCAGGTGATTGACGAGACCCTCGCCACCTATCGGGCGACCGGGCACCCGACGAAGTGGTGTGTGGGCTTCTGGACCCAGCTCGAGGACTTCGGGGAGCGGCTCGCGCGGCGCGGCTTCTCGAGCTGGGATGTGCGAGGGATGGGCTGTGACACCACCGTGGCGCGCACGGACGCACGGCATGTCACGGTCGAAGCGGTCACGGAGCAGGGCCTGGACTCCTACGTGGCCGTGGAGCAGCAGGGCTGGTCTCTCCCTGCGAGCGATGCCGGGCTCCAGCGAGGGGTCTACCTGGCCGCCCTGCGCGCCCGCCCCCGCAGGGTGCACCTGTTCGTGGCGCGCCTCGGGGAGGAGGTCGTCGGCACGGCGGGCCTCGTCCTGCGTGACGGCTACGCCTACCTGCTCGGTGCGCAGGTGCTGGAGGCGGCCCGTGGGAAGGGGGCATACCGGGCGCTGGTCACGGCGCGCCTGGAGTTCCTCCGCGACCAAGGTGTCGACTACGCCGTGACGCAGGCCCGCGAGGCCACCTCCGCGCCGATCCTCACGCATCTCGGCTTCGAGACGCTGTTCCGTTCGAAGTGCTATCGCCTGCCATAG
- a CDS encoding MerR family transcriptional regulator — MSGLLYSIGEVSRITGLTVKALRFYQEKGLLEPSRVDPSSGYRYYTERDISLAHTLRALRDLKLSLEEIHGVLAELDSGASLAEQLARARARLAEEAASAQRSVLALDTLLRHQAQAEAYLRAPPPLLERWLSPARVAVHRARGRYSDASVVFPRLLAACGPHMAGAPFCLLHEAEYREEDADLSWCVPLAPGATPEGVSIEEVPEVQAVTLVHSGAPRSVGPSWARLFASVHSKGRTPSTPLRETYLRVDPTDSASWLTELALSWEGNGTQSSR; from the coding sequence GTGAGCGGACTGCTGTATTCCATTGGCGAGGTTTCGCGCATCACGGGCCTGACCGTGAAGGCCCTGCGCTTCTACCAGGAGAAGGGACTGCTCGAACCCTCGCGCGTGGACCCCTCCTCCGGCTACCGCTACTACACCGAGCGCGACATCTCCCTGGCCCACACACTGCGCGCGCTGCGCGACCTGAAGCTGTCCCTGGAGGAGATTCACGGCGTCCTCGCGGAGCTGGATTCGGGCGCCTCGCTCGCGGAGCAGCTGGCGCGTGCGCGGGCCCGGCTCGCGGAGGAGGCCGCCAGCGCGCAACGCTCCGTGCTCGCGCTGGACACGCTGCTGCGGCACCAGGCCCAGGCGGAGGCGTACCTGCGCGCACCACCGCCACTCCTCGAGCGCTGGCTCTCCCCGGCCCGCGTCGCCGTGCACCGGGCGCGGGGACGGTACTCCGACGCATCGGTGGTCTTCCCCAGGCTGCTCGCCGCGTGCGGCCCCCACATGGCCGGGGCGCCCTTCTGCCTCCTGCACGAAGCGGAGTACCGCGAGGAGGACGCGGACCTGTCCTGGTGTGTCCCCCTGGCACCGGGGGCCACTCCGGAAGGCGTCTCCATCGAGGAGGTGCCTGAGGTCCAGGCAGTCACGCTCGTCCACTCCGGGGCGCCCCGGTCGGTGGGCCCGTCCTGGGCCCGCCTCTTCGCATCCGTTCATTCGAAGGGGCGCACCCCATCCACGCCCCTGCGCGAGACCTACTTGCGCGTGGACCCGACGGACAGCGCGTCCTGGCTGACCGAACTCGCGCTGTCGTGGGAAGGGAACGGAACGCAGAGCAGCCGCTGA
- a CDS encoding alpha/beta fold hydrolase: protein MVGVIGTLVLLAGAAAGIWWWMGRALFQPGTVEQVLAARGETLEVPPGQRADAPSWQVSPDVRLRHLAVGDGRDVVVVHGGPGLPPAEPWRGATMAGESLRWHFYDQRGCGASSRPFTHAPPGGTWQAMQAVEARLGLAAQLADLERIRRLLGKERLTLVGHSFGALVAALYAAEWPERVEALVLVAPAPLVTMPAGDGDLFTQVRARLDQTSQRELDAWLKHTFDFPARLKDDEARLAEHFAAFRPLYVQAIRRERPDAKLAGTGATGGFLSLGLYLSLGRHHDWSHWLGRVRARTLVIHGDQDLQPRSATERVVEVIPHARLVELAGSGHFPFEEQPEAFAATVSAFLSEER from the coding sequence ATGGTCGGAGTCATTGGAACACTCGTCCTGCTGGCTGGAGCGGCGGCGGGCATCTGGTGGTGGATGGGGCGAGCGCTCTTCCAACCGGGCACCGTGGAGCAGGTGCTGGCCGCGCGGGGCGAAACCCTGGAGGTCCCCCCGGGACAACGTGCGGACGCGCCGTCCTGGCAGGTGTCGCCGGACGTGCGGCTCCGCCACCTGGCCGTGGGTGATGGGCGGGACGTCGTCGTCGTGCATGGCGGTCCCGGACTCCCGCCGGCGGAGCCCTGGCGCGGAGCGACCATGGCGGGCGAGTCCCTGCGCTGGCACTTCTATGATCAGCGAGGCTGCGGCGCCTCCTCGCGGCCCTTCACCCACGCGCCCCCTGGCGGCACCTGGCAGGCGATGCAGGCGGTGGAGGCCCGACTGGGACTCGCCGCGCAGCTCGCGGACCTCGAGCGCATCCGGCGCCTGCTCGGCAAGGAGCGCCTCACGCTGGTGGGACACTCCTTCGGAGCCCTGGTGGCCGCGCTCTACGCCGCGGAGTGGCCTGAGCGGGTGGAGGCCCTGGTGCTGGTCGCGCCCGCGCCGTTGGTGACAATGCCCGCGGGCGATGGCGACCTCTTCACCCAGGTGCGGGCCCGGCTGGACCAGACAAGCCAACGCGAGCTGGATGCCTGGCTGAAGCACACCTTCGACTTCCCTGCCCGTCTGAAGGACGACGAGGCCCGGCTGGCCGAGCACTTCGCCGCCTTCAGGCCGCTGTACGTCCAGGCAATTCGGCGCGAGCGCCCCGATGCGAAGCTCGCCGGCACCGGTGCCACGGGAGGCTTTCTGTCGCTGGGGCTCTACCTCAGCCTGGGCCGGCATCACGACTGGAGCCACTGGCTGGGCCGGGTGCGCGCGCGCACGCTCGTCATCCATGGCGACCAGGACCTCCAGCCGCGCTCAGCCACCGAGCGCGTGGTAGAAGTGATTCCCCACGCGCGGCTGGTGGAGCTGGCGGGCAGCGGGCACTTCCCCTTCGAGGAGCAGCCCGAGGCCTTCGCCGCCACGGTGAGCGCCTTCCTCTCGGAGGAGCGGTGA
- a CDS encoding condensation domain-containing protein, whose product MHQIPIADAGFRAGHIHEWRLSPPLNTFDIRSPGDRPASYNQEKHFAAAVAARKEHAAEDYWVGLSFRIPGPLNLSALEAALLLFVKRHEVLRCGFDQLIAGDLRCDVMTPAEVKLLHTDLGPFSSNDEVTAHIQTTFDRDIDTLSWPLFLMGVVIEGSQSTVYMGFDHILCDGLSLVVAVDEVQRDYAALSVGQRLEIEEPGSYLDFGDAQRRRYSTLTADSSELDYWRSFIADAGDLFPRVPLDLGIEYGRMYPALNLTVQLLDDAGALAFENLCRQHGAKPFMGLLATVGMALRDISGSQTYHGFLPISERQEPRWRNSFGWFVNTLAITFPIADGMSFPEVVEGVQAGFKQLIRNVDVPFVKVWELLAPQYYHLRTWPFPVNFFSFIDYRKMPGADHFDVSRPKTIPESSHSNTGNMWFFRNANGLFLNSIFCDVPKSVDAMARYRTAIASTLDALIHRTGALEAPAMPHGGHPRPPVGVECGVPG is encoded by the coding sequence ATGCACCAGATTCCCATTGCAGATGCGGGCTTCCGCGCCGGACACATCCACGAATGGCGACTGAGCCCTCCGCTGAACACTTTCGACATCCGTTCGCCCGGCGACAGGCCCGCCTCCTACAACCAGGAAAAGCACTTCGCGGCCGCGGTGGCCGCCCGGAAGGAGCACGCCGCGGAGGACTACTGGGTCGGTCTGTCGTTCAGGATCCCCGGCCCCCTCAACCTGTCCGCATTGGAGGCCGCGCTCCTCTTGTTCGTGAAGCGGCACGAGGTGCTTCGATGCGGGTTCGATCAACTCATCGCCGGAGACCTGCGCTGCGATGTCATGACTCCAGCGGAGGTCAAGCTGCTGCACACCGACCTGGGGCCCTTCTCCTCGAACGACGAGGTCACCGCCCATATCCAGACCACGTTCGACCGGGACATCGACACGCTGTCCTGGCCCCTGTTCCTGATGGGCGTGGTGATAGAGGGCTCGCAGTCCACCGTCTACATGGGATTTGACCATATCTTGTGTGACGGCCTCTCCCTGGTGGTCGCGGTCGACGAGGTGCAGCGGGACTACGCGGCCCTGTCGGTTGGCCAACGACTGGAGATCGAGGAGCCGGGAAGCTATCTCGACTTCGGTGATGCCCAGCGCCGTCGCTATTCGACGCTCACCGCGGACAGCTCCGAGCTGGACTACTGGAGGTCCTTCATCGCTGACGCGGGTGACTTGTTCCCGCGCGTCCCGCTCGATCTGGGCATTGAATACGGTCGGATGTATCCAGCGCTCAACCTCACCGTCCAGCTGCTCGACGACGCCGGCGCCCTGGCCTTCGAGAACCTTTGCCGGCAGCATGGCGCGAAGCCGTTCATGGGCCTGCTCGCTACCGTCGGCATGGCCCTCCGAGACATCTCCGGAAGTCAGACGTACCACGGGTTCCTTCCGATCAGCGAGCGTCAGGAGCCCCGTTGGCGCAATTCATTCGGTTGGTTCGTCAATACCCTGGCGATCACCTTTCCAATCGCTGATGGCATGTCGTTCCCGGAGGTTGTCGAAGGAGTGCAGGCTGGCTTCAAGCAGCTCATCCGCAACGTCGACGTACCCTTCGTGAAGGTCTGGGAACTCCTCGCGCCGCAGTATTATCACCTGCGCACCTGGCCGTTCCCGGTCAACTTCTTCTCCTTCATCGACTACCGGAAGATGCCCGGCGCCGACCACTTCGACGTCTCGCGGCCGAAGACCATTCCCGAGTCGTCGCACTCCAACACCGGGAACATGTGGTTCTTCCGCAATGCGAACGGACTCTTCCTCAACTCGATCTTCTGCGATGTGCCCAAGAGCGTGGACGCGATGGCGCGGTACCGCACCGCCATCGCGTCCACGCTCGATGCGCTCATTCACCGGACTGGTGCCCTCGAAGCCCCCGCCATGCCGCACGGGGGGCACCCGCGGCCGCCGGTGGGCGTGGAGTGCGGGGTACCAGGTTAG
- a CDS encoding nucleoside deaminase, producing MNRDDERFLRRAIELAAKARATGDAPFGSLLVGQDGTVLLEAHNTVLTDHDITAHPELKLARWAARELAPNAAAASTLYTSCQPCGMCTGAIDRSGIGRVVYALSTDQLTGLKPSGGPPKVPQDGPALFDEARAPVDGYYR from the coding sequence ATGAATCGCGACGATGAACGATTTCTGCGCAGAGCCATTGAACTCGCAGCCAAGGCGCGGGCGACCGGAGACGCGCCCTTTGGCTCCCTGCTCGTCGGCCAGGATGGCACCGTGCTGCTGGAAGCGCACAACACGGTGCTCACCGACCATGACATCACGGCACACCCGGAGCTGAAGCTCGCGAGGTGGGCGGCTCGCGAGCTTGCTCCGAACGCGGCGGCGGCGAGCACCCTGTACACGAGCTGTCAGCCGTGTGGCATGTGCACGGGCGCCATCGACCGCTCCGGGATTGGCAGGGTCGTCTACGCCCTCTCCACGGACCAACTGACGGGACTCAAGCCCTCGGGCGGTCCGCCCAAGGTCCCTCAAGACGGCCCGGCGTTGTTCGACGAAGCCCGCGCACCTGTTGATGGCTACTATCGCTAA
- a CDS encoding PhzF family phenazine biosynthesis protein: MVELTSGLIDVFADTPLSGNPLAVVDGADALPDDTLRRIAGEFNQAETTFLLKSTRADWKLRSFTAKGAEIFGAGHNALGAWLWLAEHGALGALTVPKTFQQEIGPAVLPITLETRAGRIHGRMKQSPLRLSPPLGAVGPLAEALGLPTADVLTHPAPLVANTGTGHLLARVRDSLTVDRARPVTDKLLAVLAEAGAQGCYVYAFDPAAPRTAYARFFNPTVGLWEDAATGTAAGPLCAYLGSEGLLADDKALVVEQGVHLGRRSLLHVRLTPEPEISGFGVVVLRGLLTLS, from the coding sequence ATGGTGGAGCTGACGTCCGGGCTGATCGATGTGTTCGCTGACACCCCGCTGAGCGGCAACCCCCTCGCGGTCGTCGACGGCGCGGATGCCTTGCCTGACGACACGCTTCGGCGCATCGCCGGTGAGTTCAATCAAGCGGAGACGACCTTTCTCCTGAAGAGCACGCGCGCCGACTGGAAGTTGCGCTCGTTCACGGCGAAGGGCGCGGAGATCTTCGGCGCGGGGCACAATGCGCTCGGAGCCTGGCTGTGGCTCGCCGAGCATGGGGCCCTCGGTGCGCTGACGGTTCCGAAGACCTTTCAACAGGAAATCGGTCCAGCCGTCTTGCCCATCACGCTCGAGACACGGGCGGGCCGCATCCATGGGCGGATGAAACAGTCACCGCTGCGGCTGTCGCCACCGCTCGGCGCGGTCGGTCCCTTGGCCGAGGCGCTTGGCCTGCCCACAGCGGATGTCCTGACGCACCCCGCGCCCCTCGTCGCCAACACCGGCACAGGTCATCTCCTGGCTCGCGTGCGTGACTCCCTGACCGTTGATCGCGCGCGCCCCGTGACCGACAAGCTGCTCGCGGTGCTGGCGGAGGCTGGGGCCCAGGGCTGCTATGTCTACGCGTTCGACCCGGCCGCGCCACGGACGGCCTACGCACGCTTCTTCAATCCCACGGTGGGACTCTGGGAAGACGCGGCGACAGGCACGGCCGCCGGGCCGCTGTGCGCCTACCTGGGTTCGGAGGGCCTGCTCGCGGACGACAAGGCACTCGTTGTCGAGCAGGGGGTTCACCTGGGCAGGCGCAGTCTGTTGCATGTTCGCCTGACACCGGAGCCCGAAATCTCCGGCTTTGGAGTCGTGGTGCTTCGCGGACTGCTTACCTTGAGCTGA
- a CDS encoding LysR substrate-binding domain-containing protein: MNALRAFEAAARHSSFKAAAAELYVTPTAISHQVRQLEAYLGVRVLDRTPRSVSLTPAGAELYEAVAAGFTDISRVVSRLRQGPTPVTLTLSATPGFLSQWLVPRLDGVRRLLPDIELRLHAGDAPVVLKAGEVDVAIRYGKGPFLGAAATALKRDAFAPVCSPSLKLSRASDLRRAKLIHIDGQRVPRPPTTWARWCAEAGVTGVNTEAGVRFTDSLHAVQAALAGQGVAIVSLLLVADALAAGLLVQPFAKVLRGETYHFVCAPSLSTRADVVALREWFQRNLITPPQEAELSQDATSAGPPRR; encoded by the coding sequence TTGAACGCGCTGCGCGCCTTCGAAGCGGCAGCCCGACATTCCAGCTTCAAGGCCGCCGCCGCGGAGCTCTACGTGACTCCCACGGCCATCAGCCACCAGGTCCGGCAGCTCGAAGCCTATCTGGGCGTGCGGGTGCTGGATCGAACGCCGCGCTCCGTGTCCCTGACGCCGGCCGGCGCGGAGCTGTACGAGGCGGTCGCCGCGGGCTTCACGGACATCAGCCGGGTCGTGTCACGTCTGCGCCAGGGGCCGACTCCCGTGACGCTGACACTCTCCGCCACCCCGGGTTTCTTGAGCCAGTGGCTGGTTCCGCGTCTCGACGGGGTCCGCCGCCTCCTGCCGGACATCGAGCTTCGGCTGCATGCCGGTGACGCGCCCGTTGTGCTGAAAGCAGGCGAAGTCGATGTGGCCATCCGCTATGGCAAGGGGCCGTTCCTGGGGGCCGCGGCGACCGCGCTGAAGCGCGACGCCTTCGCCCCCGTGTGCAGTCCCAGCCTGAAGCTCTCGCGCGCCAGCGACCTGCGCCGCGCCAAGCTCATCCACATCGATGGTCAGCGTGTGCCCAGACCGCCGACGACCTGGGCGCGTTGGTGCGCCGAGGCTGGCGTCACGGGGGTGAATACCGAAGCGGGCGTCCGGTTCACGGACAGTCTGCACGCAGTCCAGGCCGCGCTCGCGGGCCAGGGCGTCGCCATCGTCAGCCTGCTCTTGGTGGCCGACGCCTTGGCCGCAGGCCTGTTGGTCCAGCCGTTCGCCAAGGTCCTTCGCGGCGAGACCTATCACTTCGTTTGCGCGCCGAGCCTGAGCACCCGCGCCGACGTCGTCGCCCTCCGGGAGTGGTTTCAGCGCAACCTGATTACACCCCCACAGGAGGCCGAACTCAGCCAAGACGCCACAAGCGCAGGGCCTCCTCGGCGATGA
- a CDS encoding alpha/beta hydrolase, which translates to MRRRQFLHWTGAAFAASVVGACASHVDAGHGAVGLAPSPCSAAEAFRAARRFADLSFGQIAYVERGVGDAALFLHGAPLNGFQWRGAMERLSAHRRCVAPDFMGLGYSRIPERQSLAADAQAAMLVALLDALAIPQVDIVASDSGGAVAQLLVVHHPERVRTLLLTNCDTEPNSPPPKVKPAIELARAEALADATAQWLTDKALARATFGAAVFRDPSRFADETIEYYAAPLVSSPLRRAQYHAFHLALEPNPLAGIEARLQHSKVPVRIVWGDGDDIFSPEDARYLDRTFPQSQGIRFVPGAKLFFPEEFPEVIAEEALRLWRLG; encoded by the coding sequence ATGAGACGGAGACAGTTCCTGCACTGGACCGGCGCCGCGTTCGCCGCCAGTGTTGTAGGTGCATGTGCATCGCACGTGGACGCCGGCCACGGAGCGGTGGGCCTGGCCCCGTCGCCATGCTCCGCCGCGGAGGCTTTTCGCGCGGCGCGGCGCTTCGCCGACCTCTCGTTCGGCCAGATTGCCTACGTCGAACGCGGCGTGGGGGATGCGGCCTTGTTCCTGCACGGCGCTCCGCTCAACGGCTTTCAGTGGCGCGGCGCGATGGAGCGACTGTCCGCTCACCGGCGCTGCGTCGCCCCCGACTTCATGGGCCTTGGATACTCCCGGATTCCCGAACGCCAGTCACTCGCGGCCGACGCGCAGGCCGCCATGCTCGTGGCCTTGCTGGATGCACTCGCGATACCCCAGGTCGATATCGTCGCCAGCGACAGCGGCGGCGCGGTCGCGCAGCTGCTCGTGGTCCATCATCCCGAGCGTGTCCGGACGCTGCTCCTGACGAACTGCGACACCGAACCCAACAGTCCGCCCCCCAAGGTCAAGCCGGCCATCGAGCTGGCACGTGCCGAAGCACTCGCGGATGCCACCGCCCAGTGGCTGACCGACAAGGCGCTGGCGCGCGCGACGTTCGGCGCGGCTGTCTTCCGGGACCCCAGCCGTTTCGCGGACGAGACCATCGAGTACTACGCCGCGCCGCTGGTGAGCTCGCCGCTGCGCAGGGCGCAATACCACGCCTTCCACCTCGCGCTGGAACCCAACCCACTGGCCGGGATCGAGGCACGGCTCCAGCACAGCAAGGTTCCAGTGCGAATCGTGTGGGGGGATGGCGATGATATCTTCTCGCCAGAGGATGCCCGCTACCTCGACCGCACATTCCCCCAATCCCAGGGCATCCGCTTCGTCCCCGGGGCCAAGCTGTTCTTTCCCGAGGAGTTCCCGGAGGTCATCGCCGAGGAGGCCCTGCGCTTGTGGCGTCTTGGCTGA